One genomic window of Chiloscyllium punctatum isolate Juve2018m chromosome 21, sChiPun1.3, whole genome shotgun sequence includes the following:
- the LOC140492441 gene encoding probable G-protein coupled receptor 139, with product MVILTYIRNPVLTVNIVAIVILARGKCGLSECITYYLLAMAAADLAVTVTDVLMHRLNHMYFPVSFLLLTPVCSLRHALYNVSIDCSVWFTVAFTFDRCAAICYSNFKQKYCRKRTVTVILSVIFMGSCLRSIPIFFLYQPVIVIKNIPWFCTGKPDYATSFFWKAYECIESIVNPLLPICMILVFNVLTIKHIIATSKVRKALRSTSKNHNDPEMENRRNSMILLFALSANFILLWMTTVVHSMTWQLVNCQYQSKYFDGRVYIVQQVGVMLQLLSSSTNTCIYGITQKKFRAELKHGITFLITLNGKCIKN from the coding sequence ATGGTGATATTAACATATATTCGGAATCCTGTTTTAACAGTTAACATTGTGGCAATCGTGATTCTAGCCCGGGGGAAGTGTGGTCTCTCTGAATGCATCACTTACTATCTCTTAGCCATGGCAGCAGCTGATCTCGCTGTGACAGTGACTGATGTGCTTATGCATCGTTTAAATCACATGTATTTTCCAGTTTCTTTCTTGCTGCTAACCCCTGTTTGCTCACTCAGACATGCTCTCTATAATGTGTCAATTGATTGTTCAGTGTGGTTTACTGTTGCGTTTACATTCGATCGATGTGCAGCTATTTGCTATTCAAATTTTAAGCAGAAATACTGTCGAAAGAGAACAGTAACTGTGATTCTATCAGTCATTTTCATGGGAAGTTGTTTGCGTagcattcctatattctttttatACCAGCCAGTGATTGTGATCAAGAATATTCCCTGGTTCTGCACTGGAAAACCAGATTACGCGACTTCATTTTTCTGGAAGGCATATGAATGCATCGAAAGTATTGTTAACCCTTTATTACCGATATGTATGATATTAGTCTTTAATGTGTTAACCATTAAGCATATTATTGCAACAAGTAAAGTACGCAAGGCACTGCGAAGTACAAGCAAGAATCATAATGATCCAGAGATGGAGAATCGGCGAAATTCCATGATTTTGTTGTTCGCTCTATCAGCCAACTTCATACTGTTATGGATGACAACTGTTGTGCACTCAATGACGTGGCAACTGGTAAATTGTCAATATCAAAGCAAATATTTTGATGGACGCGTTTACATAGTTCAGCAGGTTGGAGTTATGCTGCAATTACTCAGTTCATCAACAAACACATGCATTTATGGAATAACACAAAAGAAATTCCGAGCAGAGCTGAAGCACGGTATAACATTCCTAATTACGCTGAATGGAAAATGTATTAAAAACTAA